From Ipomoea triloba cultivar NCNSP0323 chromosome 5, ASM357664v1, the proteins below share one genomic window:
- the LOC116019271 gene encoding ferredoxin-thioredoxin reductase catalytic chain, chloroplastic-like — protein sequence MRALQASIPYNLGFGIPSLAATPSSRPSYAQRRHVVFAKGEREPSEQSVEIMRKFSEQYARKSGTYFCMDKGVTAVVIKGLAEHKDSLGAPLCPCRHYDHKPAEVQQGFWNCPCVPMRERKECHCMLFLTPDNDFAGQEQTISLEEIRETTSNL from the exons ATGAGAGCTCTTCAGGCGTCGATTCCCTACAATCTTGGATTTGGCATTCCGTCCCTTGCTGCTACTCCCAGTAGCCGGCCTTCTTACGCTCAGCGCCGCCATGTCGTATTTGCTAAAG GTGAACGCGAACCATCTGAGCAATCTGTTGAGATAATGAGGAAGTTCTCAGAGCAGTACGCTCGGAAGTCTGGAACCTACTTCTGTATGGACAAAGGGGTCACTGCTGTTGTCATTAAG GGACTGGCAGAACACAAGGATTCATTGGGTGCACCGCTCTGTCCCTGTAG GCACTATGATCATAAACCTGCAGAAGTGCAGCAGGGTTTCTGGAACTGCCCATGTGTACCTATGAGAGAGAG GAAGGAGTGTCACTGTATGCTTTTTCTCACCCCTGACAATGACTTTGCTGGGCAAGAGCAG ACTATTTCTTTGGAAGAGATCAGAGAAACAACTTCAaatttgtga
- the LOC116018866 gene encoding ankyrin repeat and SAM domain-containing protein 6-like — protein sequence MSRTQVTITLGRSGQRVVKHPSGYDGASGSGQRLSGSKRSLAEPFVSNANGYLLTKRIKGDARTQGSRYIGPVGARIGNNDLRLKLLRKRMSKQIVETEERKKKQMQAKMSGIIRSTQQYERIRSTDTPLPRRVPLDLAASDGLRTRSPNRVLKDSREVASSRNINEFQRVPLTRPVDATRTRLMGSDPANPSRSNFPAPAMLGVANGSVPRSSYPDQEPVTVTGLLNALGLGKYAIHFQAEEVDMAALKQMGDRDLKELGIPMGPRKKISLAIMAYNKKPKPT from the exons ATGTCGAGGACTCAGGTCACAATCACATTGGGCCGCTCCGGTCAA AGAGTGGTAAAACACCCATCCGGTTATGATGGTGCTAGTGGCAGTGGACAGAGATTATCAGGGAGCAAGAGATCACTGGCTGAGCCCTTTGTTAGTAATGCCAATGGTTATTTGCTAACTAAAAG GATAAAAGGGGATGCGAGAACTCAAGGCTCCAGATACATTGGTCCCGTTG gtGCACGAATTGGCAACAATGATCTCCGACTGAAACTGTTGCGTAAAAGAATGTCTAAACAAATTGTGGAGACTGaagagaggaagaagaaacagATGCAAGCAAAGATGTCTGGAATTATTCGATCTACACAGCAGTATGAGAGGATCCGTTCGACTGACACTCCACTACCAAGAAGAGTACCTTTGGACCTAGCTGCTTCTGATGGCCTGAGGACAAGATCCCCAAACAGAGTTTTGAAAGATTCTAGAGAGGTTGCTTCCTCAAGGAATATCAATGAATTTCAGCGTGTACCACTAACAAGGCCAGTTGATGCAACAAGAACTCGCCTAATGGGCAGTGATCCTGCCAACCCTTCAAGGAGTAATTTCCCTGCACCAGCTATGCTGGGTGTTGCAAATGGAAGCGTGCCAAGAAGCTCATATCCC GATCAAGAACCTGTCACTGTGACTGGCTTGTTGAATGCACTTGGATTGGGAAAGTATGCTATCCATTTTCAAGCTGAGGAG GTGGACATGGCTGCTCTGAAGCAAATGGGGGACCGTGACCTGAAAGAGTTAGGGATACCAATG GGACCAAGGAAGAAGATATCATTGGCTATAATGGCTTATAATAAAAAGCCAAAACCAACATGA
- the LOC116020125 gene encoding U-box domain-containing protein 40-like, whose protein sequence is MGSGKTRWKLSFHRSTFLRKHLTIPTEFLCPISRSLMADPVIVSSGHTFERNCVNACKSLCFTPVLHDGSAPDFSAVIPNLALRSAILNWCESSLLESPAPIDFLSAEKLVRALMDSQSRGTEKHSDCEVLKEFSESRTSSEEESAVAPASGPTTPLTRRPACYSSSSSSCDLEALHANSLDEDEFVAKLKSSLVFEQEESVISLRKVTRTREETRVHLCTPRILAALRPLIVSRYAAVQVNAAAALVNLSLENRNKVKIVRSGIVPPLIDVLKGGSPESQDHAAGALFSLALDNQNKTAIGVLGALPPLLHSLRSESERTRHDAVLALYHLSLVQSNRDKLVKLGSVQALIAMVKSGHMTTRILLVLCNLAASPEGRAAMLDGGAVECFTSILKREELDSDSITTRESCVTALYGLSHGGLRFKGLAKEAGAEEILMKVEANGSERSREKARRILEVLRQKDEEDEEVDWEELLNSEDDSSQRV, encoded by the coding sequence ATGGGGAGTGGCAAGACCAGATGGAAGCTCTCCTTTCACAGGTCCACGTTTCTCAGGAAGCATCTTACGATTCCCACTGAGTTCTTGTGTCCAATCTCCCGTTCGTTAATGGCGGACCCTGTTATCGTCTCCTCCGGCCATACCTTCGAGCGCAACTGCGTGAATGCTTGTAAGTCTCTGTGTTTTACGCCGGTTTTGCACGATGGATCGGCGCCGGATTTCTCCGCCGTTATTCCGAATTTGGCGCTCAGGTCTGCTATTCTGAACTGGTGTGAGTCTTCGCTTCTGGAATCTCCGGCGCCTATCGATTTTCTCTCGGCGGAGAAGCTCGTGCGTGCGTTAATGGATTCTCAGAGCCGCGGGACGGAGAAACATAGCGATTGCGAGGTTTTGAAGGAGTTTAGTGAGTCCCGTACGAGTTCTGAGGAGGAATCAGCGGTGGCCCCCGCTAGCGGGCCCACTACGCCGCTGACGAGGCGGCCGGCGTGTTACTCGTCGTCGTCTTCGTCGTGTGATTTGGAAGCTCTGCACGCGAATTCTCTGGACGAGGATGAGTTTGTAGCGAAGCTGAAGAGTTCGCTCGTGTTTGAGCAGGAGGAATCGGTTATTTCGCTCCGGAAGGTGACCCGAACGCGGGAGGAGACGCGCGTGCATCTTTGCACTCCGAGAATACTCGCCGCTCTCCGGCCGCTCATCGTCTCCAGATACGCCGCCGTCCAGGTGAACGCCGCGGCGGCGCTGGTGAATCTGTCGTTGGAGAATCGGAACAAAGTGAAAATCGTGCGATCCGGAATCGTTCCGCCGCTGATCGACGTGCTGAAAGGCGGTTCTCCGGAATCGCAGGACCACGCCGCCGGCGCGCTCTTCAGTCTAGCCCTAGACAATCAGAACAAAACCGCAATCGGCGTTCTCGGAGCTCTCCCTCCGCTTCTACATTCTCTCCGTTCAGAATCCGAACGGACACGACACGACGCCGTTCTCGCGCTCTATCATCTCTCTTTAGTCCAAAGCAATAGGGATAAACTGGTGAAACTCGGCTCCGTTCAAGCCCTAATTGCGATGGTGAAATCCGGCCATATGACAACCCGCATTCTCCTAGTTCTCTGCAATCTCGCCGCCAGTCCGGAAGGCCGCGCCGCCATGCTCGACGGCGGTGCCGTGGAGTGTTTCACCAGTATTCTAAAACGAGAGGAACTTGATTCAGACTCCATTACCACTAGAGAGAGCTGTGTTACTGCACTGTATGGTCTCAGCCATGGCGGATTGAGATTCAAGGGGCTAGCAAAGGAAGCTGGAGCAGAGGAAATTCTGATGAAGGTGGAAGCAAATGGCAGTGAACGCTCCAGGGAAAAGGCCAGGAGGATACTGGAAGTGTTGAGACAgaaggatgaagaagatgaagaagtggACTGGGAAGAACTGCTCAACTCTGAAGATGATAGTAGCCAGAGAGTGTAA
- the LOC116020126 gene encoding uncharacterized protein LOC116020126, translating into MIDEVILVVRCRSTSLSKLGSREWRAQSCEAGWRMSLWLKQQSMGDEKDAFYVVRKGNVIGIYKSLSDLQALIRSSVGEPSISVFKGYHLAKESEEYLTSHGLKNAMYSVDSTDVRDDLFGLLVPCPFRQPGSSKDKPLSKDFQEKRAQEMAGSPLYSTSTQQKPGKLDNFLEVPPISSYCSSCILEFDGASKGNPGLAGAGAVLRAADGSMVFRLREGVGVATNNVAEYRGLILGLKYALEKGFKHIRAQGDSKLVCMQTQGIWRTKNQNMAELSKVVREYKDQFTSFQINHVEREYNTEADAQANLAVYLKNGEFQVDCGMK; encoded by the exons ATGATTGATGAAGTCATCCTAGTCGTCAGATGTCGCAGCACATCGCTGTCAAAACTCGGGAGTCGGGAGTGGAGAGCTCAGAGCTGTGAAG CTGGGTGGAGGATGTCATTGTGGCTGAAGCAGCAATCAATGGGAGACGAAAAGGATGCATTTTATGTCGTCCGTAAGGGCAACGTTATTGGTATCTACAAAAGCTTAAGTGATCTCCAAGCCCTAATTCGGTCCTCT GTTGGTGAGCCTTCTATAAGTGTATTTAAAGGGTATCACTTGGCTAAAGAATCTGAAGAATATCTTACTTCTCATGGGCTTAAGAATGCAATGTACTCCGTTGACTCCACTGATGTTCGAGATGATCTCTTTGGCTTACTTGTACCCTGTCCTTTCCGG CAACCAGGTTcttccaaagataaaccacTCAGCAAGGACTTTCAGGAGAAACGGGCACAG GAAATGGCTGGATCTCCTTTGTATTCAACATCTACTCAGCAAAAACCAGGAAAATTAGATAATTTCCTTGAAGTCCCTCCAATTTCGTCTTACTGT AGTTCCTGTATTCTTGAGTTCGATGGTGCTTCAAAGGGAAATCCTGGACTTGCTGGTGCTGGGGCTGTGCTGCGTGCTGCAGATGGAAGTATG GTTTTCCGGTTGCGTGAAGGCGTGGGTGTTGCAACCAACAACGTTGCTGAATACAGGGGTTTGATCTTGGGATTGAAGTATGCTCTTGAGAAAGGGTTTAAACACATACGAGCCCAAGGAGATTCAAAGCTTGTCTGCATGCAG ACTCAAGGAATCTGGAGAACCAAGAACCAGAACATGGCCGAGCTGTCAAAGGTGGTCAGAGAATACAAGGACCAATTCACATCTTTCCAGATTAACCATGTTGAAAGA GAATACAACACCGAAGCTGATGCCCAGGCAAATTTAGCTGTGTATCTAAAAA ATGGGGAGTTTCAAGTGGACTGTGGCATGAAGTAG